One stretch of Pseudomonas sp. NC02 DNA includes these proteins:
- the dbpA gene encoding ATP-dependent RNA helicase DbpA, with the protein MLANLDSLGYVEMTQIQAQSLPVILKGLDLIAQAKTGSGKTAAFGIGLLNPINPRYFGCQALVMCPTRELADQVAKEIRRLARAEDNIKVLTLCGGVSLGPQIASLEHGAHVIVGTPGRIQQHLRKGSLVLDGLNTLILDEADRMLDMGFYDAIEDIISKTPARRQTLLFSATYPVSIKQLASKFMRAPQQVKAEAFHSDDQIEQRFYEISPEERMDAVTKVLAHFRPASCVAFCFTKQQVQETVDHLTAKGISAVGLHGDLEQRDRDQVLAMFANRSTSVLVATDVAARGLDIDALDMVINVELARDSEIHIHRVGRTGRAGETGIAISLVAPSEAHRAQAIEQLQKSPLNWDQLDNLKPQSGGPLLPVMSTLCIAAGRKDKVRPGDILGALTGEAGIPGAQVGKIAIFDFQAFVAVERGIAKQALQRLNDGKIKGRSLRVRIL; encoded by the coding sequence ATGCTGGCTAACCTCGACTCGCTGGGTTATGTCGAGATGACGCAGATCCAGGCGCAAAGCTTGCCGGTGATCCTCAAAGGGCTGGACCTGATTGCCCAGGCCAAGACCGGCAGCGGCAAGACCGCAGCCTTCGGCATCGGCCTGCTGAACCCGATCAACCCGCGCTACTTCGGCTGCCAGGCACTGGTCATGTGCCCGACCCGCGAGCTGGCTGACCAGGTGGCCAAGGAAATCCGTCGCCTGGCCCGCGCCGAAGACAACATCAAGGTGCTGACCCTGTGCGGCGGCGTGTCCCTCGGCCCGCAGATCGCTTCCCTGGAGCACGGCGCCCACGTCATCGTTGGCACCCCGGGCCGCATCCAGCAGCACCTGCGCAAGGGTTCGCTGGTTTTGGACGGCTTGAACACGCTGATCCTCGATGAAGCCGACCGCATGCTCGACATGGGCTTCTACGACGCCATCGAAGACATCATCAGCAAGACCCCGGCCCGCCGCCAGACCCTGCTGTTCTCGGCCACCTACCCGGTGAGCATCAAGCAGCTGGCCTCGAAATTCATGCGCGCGCCGCAACAGGTCAAGGCCGAAGCGTTCCACTCGGACGATCAGATCGAGCAGCGCTTCTACGAGATTTCTCCGGAAGAGCGCATGGACGCGGTGACCAAGGTCCTGGCGCATTTCCGCCCGGCGTCTTGCGTAGCCTTCTGCTTCACCAAGCAGCAAGTGCAGGAAACCGTGGATCACCTGACCGCCAAGGGCATCTCCGCCGTTGGCCTGCATGGCGACCTGGAACAGCGCGACCGTGACCAGGTACTGGCGATGTTCGCCAACCGCAGTACGTCGGTACTGGTCGCCACCGACGTGGCTGCCCGTGGCCTGGACATTGATGCACTGGACATGGTGATCAACGTCGAACTGGCCCGCGACTCGGAAATCCACATCCACCGCGTGGGCCGTACCGGTCGCGCGGGTGAGACTGGCATCGCTATCAGCCTGGTTGCCCCGTCTGAAGCCCACCGCGCCCAGGCCATCGAGCAGTTGCAGAAGTCGCCGCTGAACTGGGACCAACTGGACAACCTCAAGCCGCAAAGCGGCGGCCCGTTGCTGCCGGTGATGAGCACCCTGTGCATTGCCGCCGGCCGTAAAGACAAGGTTCGCCCGGGCGACATCCTTGGCGCACTGACCGGTGAAGCCGGGATTCCGGGGGCCCAGGTCGGCAAGATCGCGATCTTTGATTTCCAGGCGTTCGTGGCCGTTGAACGCGGGATCGCCAAGCAGGCGCTGCAGCGTTTGAATGACGGCAAGATCAAAGGCCGTTCGTTGCGCGTGCGTATCCTGTAA
- a CDS encoding TldD/PmbA family protein: MNNFKALVDWLKQAITDHEQFHLGYADESSEFVRFNHGKVRQAGQVQQASLNLKLINDGRHADLGITLAGEPELDRQRLADGLQQLRETLPLLPQDPYLLLNHNAWQNKDQQDRPLPDLAQVLEAISLAAEGVDMVGFYAAGPISRGFASSSGAFGWHQANSFNFDFSLFHANGEAVKASYAGNDWDSVAFAQRFKQAREQLEYLGRPLHPLAPGQYRAYLAPAAMEEIISMLTWGGFSAQAIASKGSPLQRLYGGDQSLSPLVTLDEQVSGSLSSAFSRDGYPRSDVKLINAGKAEGQLVNSRSAAEYGLSTNGASGDESPSALQMAAGNLAQADILKQLGTGLYISNLWYLNYSDQPAARLTGMTRFATFWVEDGEIKAPVSTMRFDDSVYSLLGSQLEALTADRELLLSASTYSQRNTSSNLLPGALVKRLTLTL; the protein is encoded by the coding sequence ATGAATAATTTCAAAGCCTTGGTGGATTGGCTCAAGCAGGCCATCACCGACCACGAACAATTCCACCTCGGCTACGCCGACGAGTCCTCCGAGTTTGTGCGTTTCAACCACGGCAAAGTGCGCCAGGCCGGCCAGGTGCAACAGGCCAGCCTGAACCTGAAGCTGATCAACGACGGGCGCCACGCCGACCTCGGTATCACCCTGGCGGGCGAGCCTGAACTGGATCGCCAGCGCCTGGCCGACGGCCTGCAACAACTGCGCGAGACCTTGCCGTTGTTGCCGCAGGATCCGTACCTGCTGCTCAACCACAACGCCTGGCAAAACAAGGACCAGCAGGACCGACCGCTGCCGGACCTGGCGCAGGTGCTGGAAGCAATCAGCCTGGCCGCTGAAGGTGTGGACATGGTCGGCTTCTACGCCGCCGGCCCTATCAGCCGTGGTTTCGCCAGCTCATCAGGCGCCTTCGGCTGGCATCAGGCCAACAGTTTCAACTTCGACTTCAGCCTGTTCCACGCCAACGGTGAAGCGGTGAAAGCCAGCTACGCCGGCAACGATTGGGACAGCGTGGCCTTCGCCCAGCGTTTCAAGCAGGCCCGTGAGCAACTGGAATACCTTGGTCGCCCGCTGCACCCGCTGGCACCGGGGCAATATCGCGCCTACCTTGCCCCGGCGGCCATGGAAGAAATCATCAGCATGCTCACCTGGGGCGGGTTTTCCGCCCAGGCCATCGCCAGCAAAGGCAGCCCGTTGCAACGGTTGTATGGCGGTGATCAGTCGTTGAGCCCGCTGGTGACCCTGGACGAACAGGTCAGCGGCTCCCTGAGTTCGGCGTTTTCCCGTGACGGCTATCCGCGCAGTGATGTGAAGCTGATCAATGCCGGCAAGGCTGAAGGCCAATTGGTGAACTCCCGCAGTGCTGCCGAATACGGCTTGAGCACCAATGGCGCCAGCGGCGATGAATCTCCCAGCGCCCTGCAGATGGCGGCCGGCAACCTGGCCCAGGCCGATATCCTCAAGCAACTGGGTACCGGTTTGTACATCAGCAACCTGTGGTACCTGAACTACTCCGACCAGCCCGCCGCACGCCTGACCGGCATGACCCGCTTCGCCACGTTCTGGGTCGAAGACGGCGAGATCAAGGCGCCGGTCAGCACCATGCGTTTTGATGACAGCGTGTACAGCCTGCTGGGCTCGCAACTGGAAGCGCTGACCGCTGATCGGGAATTGCTGCTGTCGGCGAGTACGTATAGCCAGCGCAATACGTCATCCAATCTGCTGCCGGGGGCGCTGGTAAAACGCCTGACCCTGACCTTATAA
- the mdtD gene encoding multidrug transporter subunit MdtD has product MPNRAPLDAKTARWLPWVVAIAFFMQSLDGTILNTALPAMARDLAENPLRMQGVVIAYMLTVALLIPASGWVADRFGTKKIFFGAIMLFSIGSLLCALSSTLTMLVGARVIQGLGGALMLPVGRLVVLRAYPRSELVRIMGFITIPGLLGPLLGPTMGGWMVQYLTWHWIFLINLPVGIIGCYAVWKFIPDLRGSERTRFDGVGFLLFGAAMVLITIAMEGLGELHLPHLRVMLLLFGGLACLAAYWLRAGHIDNPLFSPVLFKTRTFAVGILGNLFARLGSGALPFLVPLLLQVALGYSPSEAGMSMLPLAAAAMFAKSIARPLIERLGYRVVLTGNTLALGIMLASMGLVSEHTPYPLLLSMLAILGAINSLQFTAMNTVTLIDLDDAQASSGNSLLSVVAQLSLSLGVACAGALLGGFTAEVGNDGVDTVLGAFQLTFVTVGIMAMLAAAIFLQLSPKDGKRVVSREHDIEH; this is encoded by the coding sequence ATGCCGAATCGCGCCCCTCTCGATGCCAAGACCGCCCGCTGGCTACCCTGGGTGGTAGCGATTGCCTTCTTCATGCAGTCGCTGGATGGGACGATTCTCAACACCGCCTTGCCGGCCATGGCTCGAGACCTGGCGGAGAACCCCTTGCGCATGCAAGGCGTAGTGATTGCCTACATGCTCACCGTGGCCTTGCTGATTCCCGCCTCGGGCTGGGTGGCCGACCGCTTCGGCACCAAGAAGATCTTCTTCGGCGCGATCATGCTGTTCAGCATTGGCTCATTGCTCTGCGCACTCTCCAGCACGCTGACCATGCTGGTGGGCGCCCGGGTGATCCAGGGCCTGGGCGGTGCGTTGATGTTGCCGGTGGGCAGGCTGGTGGTGCTGCGCGCCTACCCACGTTCGGAGCTGGTGCGCATCATGGGTTTCATCACCATTCCCGGGCTGCTGGGCCCGCTGCTCGGCCCGACCATGGGCGGCTGGATGGTGCAATACCTGACCTGGCACTGGATCTTCCTGATCAACCTGCCGGTGGGCATCATCGGCTGCTACGCCGTCTGGAAATTCATCCCCGACCTGCGCGGCAGCGAACGTACGCGGTTCGACGGCGTGGGTTTCCTGCTGTTCGGCGCGGCGATGGTGCTGATCACTATCGCCATGGAAGGCCTCGGCGAATTGCACCTGCCGCACCTGCGGGTGATGTTGCTGCTGTTCGGCGGCCTCGCGTGCCTGGCGGCTTACTGGCTGCGCGCCGGGCATATCGACAACCCGCTGTTCTCGCCGGTGCTGTTCAAGACCCGGACCTTTGCGGTGGGCATCCTCGGCAACCTGTTCGCTCGCCTGGGCAGCGGCGCGTTGCCGTTCCTGGTGCCGCTGTTGCTGCAGGTGGCGCTCGGTTACTCACCGTCCGAAGCCGGGATGAGCATGCTGCCACTGGCGGCGGCGGCGATGTTTGCCAAGTCCATCGCCCGGCCGCTGATCGAGCGCCTGGGCTACCGCGTGGTGCTGACCGGCAACACCCTGGCGCTGGGCATCATGCTGGCGAGCATGGGCCTGGTCAGCGAACACACGCCCTACCCGCTGCTGCTGAGCATGCTGGCGATCCTCGGGGCGATCAACTCGCTGCAATTCACCGCGATGAACACCGTGACCCTGATCGACCTCGACGACGCCCAGGCCAGCAGCGGCAACAGTTTGCTGTCGGTGGTGGCGCAGTTGTCCCTGAGCCTTGGGGTGGCCTGCGCCGGTGCGCTGCTGGGTGGTTTTACCGCCGAAGTGGGCAACGACGGGGTCGACACGGTGCTTGGGGCGTTCCAGTTGACCTTCGTCACCGTGGGCATCATGGCGATGCTGGCGGCGGCGATCTTCCTGCAATTGTCGCCAAAAGACGGCAAACGCGTGGTCAGCCGTGAGCACGACATTGAGCATTAA
- a CDS encoding TldD/PmbA family protein → MFEHHATLKKQFSALRTTAEFFSLRYVRESGQYLSVRKNVAEPPHLSQDEGAMLTVRLNGVEAYAATHDISLPGLQAALERAEQQARLIKPHALLDLRDQPVSSDIADYLSPSLDQPFPSLSDCYQLLGAESAAVPKDERLVNWEVSLGTTHVEQIYLNSAGAELRQAQRFVFPGVNVTAYDGNDSQTRTLGGTNFGQQGGFDVISRFGLVGAAPQIADQALQLLLAPNTPQGPRDLLLMPDQMILQIHESIGHPLELDRILGDERNYAGTSFVKASDFGHLQYGSNLLNVTFDPDIPEQLASYGHDDDGTKASKQFLIREGLLLKPLGGALSQYRSGMQGVANSRACSWNRAPIDRMANLNIEAGDQNMAQLIGGIENGILMSTNRSWSIDDARNKFQFGCEWGQLIENGELKGVVKNPNYRAISAQFWRNLSAVGDASTFKVLGTPNCGKGEPNQVIRVGHASPACVFSNVDVFGGDA, encoded by the coding sequence ATGTTCGAACACCACGCCACACTCAAAAAGCAGTTCAGTGCCCTGCGCACTACCGCCGAATTCTTTTCCCTGCGCTACGTCCGCGAGTCCGGCCAGTACCTGTCGGTACGCAAGAACGTCGCCGAGCCGCCACACCTCAGCCAGGACGAAGGCGCGATGCTCACCGTGCGCCTCAATGGCGTCGAAGCCTACGCCGCCACCCACGACATTTCCCTGCCCGGCCTGCAAGCCGCCCTTGAGCGCGCCGAACAGCAAGCCCGGCTCATCAAGCCCCACGCCCTGCTCGACCTGCGCGACCAGCCAGTGTCCAGCGACATTGCCGACTACCTGTCGCCGAGCCTCGACCAGCCCTTCCCGTCCCTGAGCGACTGCTACCAACTGCTCGGCGCCGAATCGGCCGCCGTGCCCAAGGACGAGCGCCTGGTGAACTGGGAAGTCAGCCTGGGCACCACCCACGTCGAACAGATCTACCTCAACAGCGCCGGCGCCGAACTGCGCCAGGCCCAGCGGTTTGTGTTCCCGGGTGTCAACGTCACGGCCTACGACGGCAATGACAGCCAGACCCGCACCCTGGGCGGCACCAACTTCGGCCAGCAAGGCGGCTTTGACGTGATCAGCCGCTTCGGCCTGGTGGGCGCCGCGCCGCAGATTGCCGACCAGGCGCTGCAACTGCTGCTGGCCCCGAACACACCCCAGGGCCCGCGCGACCTGCTGCTGATGCCCGACCAGATGATCCTGCAAATCCACGAATCCATCGGCCACCCGCTGGAACTCGACCGCATCCTGGGCGACGAGCGCAATTACGCCGGCACCAGCTTCGTCAAGGCCAGCGATTTCGGTCACCTGCAATACGGCTCCAACCTGCTGAACGTGACCTTCGACCCGGACATTCCCGAGCAGCTCGCCAGCTATGGGCATGACGACGATGGCACGAAGGCCAGCAAACAATTCCTGATCCGCGAAGGCTTGCTGCTCAAGCCGTTGGGCGGTGCGTTGTCGCAATACCGCTCCGGCATGCAAGGCGTGGCCAACAGCCGCGCCTGCAGCTGGAACCGCGCGCCGATCGACCGCATGGCCAACCTGAATATCGAGGCCGGCGACCAGAACATGGCGCAGCTGATTGGCGGCATCGAGAACGGCATCCTGATGTCCACCAACCGTTCGTGGTCGATTGACGATGCACGCAACAAATTCCAGTTTGGCTGCGAGTGGGGCCAGTTGATTGAAAACGGCGAACTCAAAGGCGTGGTAAAGAACCCCAACTACCGGGCGATTTCCGCGCAGTTCTGGCGCAACCTCAGCGCCGTCGGCGACGCCAGCACCTTCAAGGTGCTGGGCACGCCGAACTGCGGCAAGGGCGAACCCAACCAGGTGATCCGCGTCGGCCATGCCTCACCGGCGTGTGTGTTCAGCAACGTGGACGTGTTCGGGGGAGACGCCTGA
- a CDS encoding NAD(P)/FAD-dependent oxidoreductase translates to MRSTEVVIIGAGAAGLMCALTAAGRGRKVMLIDHANKAGKKILMSGGGRCNFTNMYTEPANFLSHNAHFCKSALARYTQWDFIGLVAKHGVPYHEKKLGQLFCDNKSSDILGMLLDECIQVGVSMHLDTSVQEIAKVDGGYQLQTTLGELRCESLVIATGGLSIPTLGATGFGYQVAKQFGHELLPTRAGLVPFTITDQLKELCGELSGTSVDCLVSCNDQSFRENILFTHRGLSGPAILQISSYWEPGDTVEINLLPDHDAHTWLQAQQVERPNSELKTLLGEIFTKKMANLLAETWFVSKPMKQYTHAEIADIAGKLGSWQLVPAGTEGYRTAEVTLGGVDTREVSSKTMESLKSPGLYFIGEVLDVTGHLGGFNFQWAWASGYAAAQFA, encoded by the coding sequence GTGCGCTCGACCGAAGTTGTGATCATTGGCGCCGGCGCCGCAGGCTTGATGTGTGCGCTGACCGCCGCCGGGCGTGGGCGCAAGGTGATGTTGATCGACCACGCGAACAAGGCCGGCAAAAAGATCCTGATGTCCGGCGGTGGCCGCTGCAACTTCACCAATATGTACACGGAGCCTGCCAACTTCCTCTCCCACAACGCGCACTTCTGCAAGTCCGCCCTGGCCCGCTACACCCAGTGGGATTTCATCGGGCTGGTGGCCAAGCACGGCGTGCCGTACCACGAGAAAAAACTCGGCCAGCTGTTCTGCGACAACAAGTCCAGCGACATCCTCGGGATGCTGCTGGATGAGTGCATCCAGGTCGGCGTGAGCATGCACCTGGACACCTCGGTGCAGGAGATTGCCAAGGTCGATGGCGGCTATCAGTTGCAAACCACCCTGGGTGAGTTGCGCTGCGAATCACTGGTGATCGCCACCGGCGGGCTGTCGATCCCGACCCTGGGGGCCACCGGCTTTGGTTACCAGGTCGCCAAGCAGTTCGGCCATGAACTGCTGCCAACCCGCGCCGGGCTGGTGCCGTTCACCATCACCGACCAGCTCAAGGAATTGTGCGGCGAGCTGTCCGGTACGTCCGTGGATTGCCTGGTGAGCTGCAACGACCAAAGCTTTCGCGAGAACATCCTGTTTACCCACCGTGGCCTGAGCGGGCCGGCGATCCTGCAGATTTCCTCCTACTGGGAACCCGGCGACACCGTGGAAATCAACCTGCTGCCCGACCACGACGCCCACACCTGGCTGCAAGCGCAACAGGTGGAGCGCCCGAACAGCGAGCTGAAAACCCTGCTGGGTGAGATCTTCACCAAGAAGATGGCCAACCTGCTGGCCGAAACCTGGTTCGTTTCCAAGCCGATGAAGCAGTACACCCACGCCGAGATTGCCGACATCGCCGGCAAACTGGGGAGCTGGCAACTGGTGCCGGCGGGTACTGAAGGCTATCGCACCGCCGAGGTCACCCTGGGTGGCGTGGACACCCGGGAAGTCTCGTCCAAGACCATGGAATCCCTGAAAAGCCCTGGTTTGTACTTCATCGGCGAAGTGTTGGATGTGACCGGTCACCTGGGCGGGTTCAATTTCCAGTGGGCGTGGGCCTCCGGTTATGCCGCTGCCCAATTTGCCTGA
- the betA gene encoding choline dehydrogenase, translating to MSQEYDYIIVGAGSAGNTLATRLTEDEGVTVLLLEAGGPDYRFDFRTQMPAALAFPLQGRRYNWAYETDPEPHMDGRRMECGRGKGLGGSSLINGMCYIRGNAMDYDNWSKLPGLEDWTYLDCLPYFRKAETRDIGPNDYHGGDGPVSVTTPKAGNNPLFHAMVEAGVQAGYPRTEDLNGYQQEGFGPMDRTVTPNGRRASTARGYLDTAKKRSTLTIVTHALTDKVLFEGKRAVGVRYLIGAAEERVEARARKEVLVCSGAIASPQLLQRSGVGPAKLLESLDIPVVHDLPGVGENLQDHLELYLQYACTQPVSLYPSLLWYNQPAIGAEWLFNGTGIGASNQFEAGGFIRTREEFDWPNIQYHFLPVAINYNGSNGVKEHGFQAHMGSMRSPSRGRVQLKSKNPREYPSILFNYMSTEQDWQEFRDGIRLTREIMQQPALDQYRGREISPGIDVQTDEQLDKFIREHAETAFHPSCSCKMGTDEMAVVDAEGRVHGMQGLRVVDASIMPIITTGNLNAPTIMIAEKIADKIRGRKPLPRSTADYYVAGDAPVRGKPMREVGPTAQ from the coding sequence ATGTCCCAAGAATACGACTACATCATTGTGGGTGCCGGCTCCGCCGGTAACACCCTGGCGACCCGTCTGACCGAAGACGAAGGCGTCACCGTCCTGCTGCTGGAAGCCGGCGGCCCAGACTACCGTTTCGATTTCCGTACCCAGATGCCAGCCGCCCTGGCATTCCCGCTGCAAGGCCGTCGCTACAACTGGGCCTACGAAACCGATCCAGAGCCACACATGGACGGTCGCCGGATGGAGTGCGGTCGCGGCAAAGGCCTCGGCGGTTCCTCGTTGATCAACGGCATGTGCTACATCCGCGGCAACGCGATGGACTACGACAACTGGTCGAAACTGCCGGGCCTGGAAGACTGGACCTACTTGGACTGCCTGCCGTATTTCCGTAAAGCCGAAACCCGCGACATCGGCCCGAACGACTACCACGGTGGCGACGGCCCGGTCAGCGTGACCACGCCAAAGGCCGGCAACAACCCGCTGTTCCACGCGATGGTTGAAGCCGGCGTACAGGCCGGTTACCCACGTACCGAAGACTTGAACGGCTACCAGCAGGAAGGCTTCGGCCCGATGGACCGTACCGTGACGCCAAACGGTCGTCGCGCCAGCACCGCTCGCGGTTACCTGGACACGGCCAAGAAGCGCTCGACGCTGACCATCGTCACCCACGCCCTGACCGACAAAGTCCTGTTCGAAGGCAAGCGCGCCGTCGGCGTGCGTTACCTGATCGGTGCTGCCGAAGAGCGCGTTGAAGCCCGTGCCCGCAAGGAAGTCCTGGTGTGCAGCGGCGCAATCGCTTCGCCGCAACTGCTGCAACGTTCCGGCGTCGGCCCGGCGAAACTGCTGGAAAGCCTCGACATTCCGGTGGTCCACGACCTGCCTGGCGTCGGCGAAAACCTGCAGGATCACCTTGAGCTGTACCTGCAATACGCGTGCACCCAACCGGTCTCGCTGTACCCGTCGCTGCTCTGGTACAACCAGCCGGCCATTGGTGCCGAGTGGCTGTTCAACGGCACCGGCATCGGCGCCAGCAACCAGTTCGAAGCGGGCGGTTTCATCCGTACCCGTGAAGAATTCGATTGGCCGAACATCCAGTATCACTTCCTGCCGGTAGCGATTAACTACAACGGCAGCAACGGTGTGAAAGAGCACGGTTTCCAGGCGCACATGGGTTCCATGCGTTCGCCGAGCCGTGGCCGCGTGCAGCTGAAGTCGAAGAACCCACGGGAATACCCGAGCATCCTCTTCAACTACATGTCTACCGAACAGGACTGGCAGGAATTCCGCGACGGCATCCGCCTGACCCGTGAAATCATGCAACAGCCGGCACTCGACCAATACCGTGGCCGCGAAATCAGCCCGGGCATCGACGTACAGACCGACGAGCAACTGGATAAATTTATCCGTGAGCACGCCGAGACGGCGTTCCACCCGTCCTGCTCGTGCAAGATGGGCACCGACGAGATGGCCGTGGTTGACGCCGAAGGCCGTGTGCATGGCATGCAGGGTCTGCGCGTGGTTGACGCGTCGATCATGCCGATCATCACCACCGGCAACCTGAACGCGCCGACGATCATGATCGCCGAGAAAATCGCCGACAAGATCCGTGGCCGCAAGCCACTGCCGCGCAGCACTGCGGATTACTACGTGGCAGGCGATGCGCCGGTGCGTGGCAAGCCGATGCGTGAAGTGGGTCCTACTGCGCAGTAA
- a CDS encoding alpha/beta fold hydrolase → MNHGSFVIEKLFKHYNVHVEQLGNNPEKKTVLLVNGALSTTRSFARTSKCLSEHFNVLMFDLPFSGYSRPHNTDLDLVTKDDEVQILRALVERFEVNHLVSASWGGISTLLTLAHNPPSIESSVVMALAPNLNQAMLEYVERVRVLIEADDKSAVGHLLNETVGKYLSPRLKRNNHRHLSTMATTEYRQARFHIHQVLALGDGNYLPQLTRIETPVHFLNGVLDEYTPADEAQLFKKYVGRSSFATAEHTGHLLDLESREAALAVHRALIDFLVGKHVALSDIDEGPVGKGAADGA, encoded by the coding sequence ATGAACCATGGAAGTTTTGTCATTGAAAAGCTGTTCAAGCACTACAACGTTCACGTAGAGCAGCTTGGTAACAACCCAGAGAAGAAAACCGTGCTGTTGGTCAACGGCGCGCTGTCCACCACCCGCTCGTTTGCACGCACCAGCAAGTGCCTGTCCGAGCACTTCAATGTGCTGATGTTCGACCTGCCGTTCTCCGGCTATTCACGCCCGCACAACACCGACCTCGACCTTGTGACCAAGGACGATGAAGTGCAGATCCTGCGCGCTCTGGTGGAACGCTTTGAGGTCAACCACCTGGTGTCTGCCTCATGGGGCGGGATTTCCACGCTGCTGACCCTCGCCCATAACCCGCCGTCGATTGAAAGCTCGGTGGTGATGGCACTGGCGCCCAACCTCAACCAGGCCATGCTCGAATACGTAGAGCGGGTGCGCGTGCTGATCGAGGCCGATGACAAATCCGCCGTCGGCCATCTGCTGAATGAAACCGTGGGCAAATACCTGTCGCCCCGGCTCAAGCGCAACAACCACCGGCACCTGTCGACCATGGCCACCACCGAGTATCGCCAGGCACGCTTCCATATCCATCAGGTGCTGGCGCTGGGTGACGGCAACTACCTGCCGCAACTGACCCGGATCGAAACCCCGGTGCACTTCCTCAACGGCGTGCTGGACGAGTACACCCCGGCAGACGAAGCCCAACTGTTCAAGAAATACGTAGGCCGCAGCAGCTTCGCCACCGCCGAACACACCGGCCATTTGCTCGACCTGGAATCCCGCGAAGCGGCCCTGGCCGTGCACCGCGCGCTGATTGATTTCCTGGTGGGCAAACACGTGGCGTTGTCAGATATAGACGAAGGGCCAGTGGGAAAAGGAGCTGCCGATGGCGCATAA
- the betB gene encoding betaine-aldehyde dehydrogenase: MARFELQKLYIDGGYSDAGSDATFEAINPANGEVLANVQRATKEDVERAVVSAEKGQKIWAAMTAMERSRILRRAVDILRERNDELAALETLDTGKPYSETQYVDIVTGADVLEYYAGLVPAIEGEQIPLRDTSFVYTRREPLGVVAGIGAWNYPIQIALWKSAPALAAGNAMIFKPSEVTSLTTLKLAEIYTAAGVPDGVFNVLTGSGREVGTWLTEHPRIEKVSFTGGTDTGKKVMASASSSSLKEVTMELGGKSPLIIFDDADLDRAADIAMMANFYSSGQVCTNGTRVFVPTALKGAFEAKIAERVARIRIGNPEDENTNFGPLVSFAHMESVLGYIAKGKEEGARVLCGGDRLTDGEFAKGAYVAPTVFTDCTDEMTIVREEIFGPVMSILTYDTEEEVIRRANDTDFGLAAGLVTKNLNRAHRVIHQLEAGICWINAWGESDAKMPVGGYKQSGVGRENGISSLNNFTRIKSVQVELGDYASVF, encoded by the coding sequence GGCTAACGGTGAAGTTCTCGCCAACGTGCAACGCGCTACCAAAGAAGACGTCGAGCGCGCTGTGGTCAGCGCCGAAAAGGGCCAGAAAATCTGGGCCGCCATGACTGCCATGGAGCGTTCGCGCATCCTGCGTCGTGCCGTCGATATCCTGCGTGAGCGCAACGACGAACTGGCCGCCCTGGAAACCCTGGACACCGGCAAGCCGTATTCCGAAACCCAATACGTCGACATCGTCACCGGCGCTGACGTGCTGGAATACTACGCAGGCCTGGTGCCCGCCATCGAAGGCGAGCAGATCCCGCTGCGTGACACCTCGTTCGTCTACACCCGTCGCGAGCCGCTGGGCGTCGTGGCCGGTATCGGCGCATGGAACTACCCGATCCAGATCGCCCTGTGGAAATCCGCACCTGCCCTGGCGGCCGGTAACGCGATGATCTTCAAGCCAAGCGAAGTCACCTCGCTGACCACCCTGAAACTGGCTGAAATCTACACCGCGGCCGGCGTTCCGGATGGCGTGTTCAACGTCCTGACCGGCAGCGGCCGTGAAGTCGGCACCTGGCTGACCGAACACCCGCGCATCGAGAAAGTCTCCTTCACCGGCGGCACCGACACCGGCAAGAAAGTCATGGCCAGCGCTTCGAGCTCTTCGCTCAAGGAAGTCACCATGGAACTGGGCGGCAAATCCCCGCTGATCATTTTCGACGACGCCGACCTCGACCGCGCCGCCGACATCGCGATGATGGCCAACTTCTACAGCTCGGGCCAGGTCTGCACCAACGGCACCCGCGTGTTCGTTCCGACCGCCCTCAAAGGCGCGTTCGAAGCCAAGATCGCCGAGCGCGTTGCCCGCATCCGCATCGGCAACCCGGAAGATGAAAACACCAACTTCGGCCCGCTGGTCAGCTTCGCCCACATGGAAAGCGTGCTCGGCTACATCGCCAAAGGTAAAGAAGAAGGCGCCCGCGTGCTGTGCGGCGGCGACCGTCTGACCGACGGTGAATTCGCCAAGGGTGCCTACGTGGCCCCGACCGTGTTCACTGACTGCACCGACGAAATGACCATCGTCCGTGAAGAAATCTTCGGCCCGGTGATGAGCATCCTCACCTACGACACCGAAGAAGAAGTGATCCGCCGTGCCAACGACACCGACTTCGGCCTGGCCGCGGGCCTGGTGACCAAGAACCTGAACCGCGCCCACCGCGTGATTCATCAGCTGGAAGCCGGTATCTGCTGGATCAACGCCTGGGGCGAGTCCGACGCGAAGATGCCGGTGGGCGGCTACAAGCAGTCGGGCGTGGGCCGTGAAAACGGGATCAGCTCGCTGAACAACTTCACTCGTATCAAATCGGTACAGGTTGAGCTGGGCGACTACGCCTCGGTGTTCTAA